Proteins from one Polynucleobacter wuianus genomic window:
- a CDS encoding competence/damage-inducible protein A, protein MANEMVDAVKKVEVDAPSKAGATRRFGLIVIGDEILSGRRQDKHMSKLIELLNERGLSLSWAKYVADDPKQITATLSASFASGDVVFSTGGIGATPDDHTRQCAALALGTKTELHPTAQELIAGRIQSMAEGDPIKADLNTPENQHRFKMGEFPIGSEIIPNPYNQIPGFRIREHHFVPGFPVMAAPMMAWCLDTHYKDLFHQENWAEQSFIVPMGIESTLTPLMERIEANFPGVKVFSLPSVGDATKGGVYAQRHIELGIKGNANLLESAWIALRTGTQELGYEIHDIT, encoded by the coding sequence ATGGCCAATGAGATGGTTGATGCAGTGAAAAAAGTTGAAGTGGATGCACCATCAAAAGCAGGTGCTACAAGGCGATTTGGATTAATTGTGATTGGCGATGAAATCCTATCGGGCCGTCGTCAAGATAAGCATATGAGCAAGCTGATTGAGCTTCTGAATGAACGGGGATTGAGTCTATCGTGGGCGAAGTATGTCGCAGATGATCCTAAGCAAATCACGGCAACCTTATCTGCAAGCTTTGCAAGTGGTGATGTGGTGTTTAGTACTGGTGGTATTGGTGCAACACCGGATGATCACACACGCCAATGTGCTGCCTTAGCACTCGGAACTAAAACTGAATTACATCCCACTGCACAAGAACTGATTGCAGGACGAATTCAGTCGATGGCGGAGGGCGATCCGATTAAAGCGGATCTCAATACTCCAGAGAATCAACACCGCTTCAAGATGGGCGAGTTCCCGATTGGTAGCGAGATTATTCCCAATCCCTATAACCAAATCCCCGGATTTCGGATTAGAGAGCACCATTTCGTTCCAGGCTTTCCCGTCATGGCGGCGCCGATGATGGCATGGTGTTTGGATACCCATTACAAAGATCTCTTTCATCAAGAAAACTGGGCGGAGCAAAGTTTCATCGTGCCCATGGGGATTGAATCTACTTTGACTCCCTTAATGGAGCGCATAGAAGCGAATTTCCCTGGAGTGAAGGTCTTTAGCCTGCCTTCTGTAGGTGATGCCACTAAGGGCGGTGTCTATGCCCAGCGGCATATCGAATTAGGTATTAAAGGAAATGCCAATCTACTAGAAAGCGCTTGGATTGCCCTAAGAACGGGCACTCAAGAGCTCGGCTATGAAATCCACGACATTACCTAG
- a CDS encoding sterol desaturase family protein, whose protein sequence is MDFSLITTATSNAYGSAQEWIFSNVVGPLLYQLDLMSWAEDAFDGIDWFLFGCIQIFLIIVVLRTWERFNPAEKQERLAPATKADIFYTLFHRLGIFHGLIFIVLSGFFFEIDSVLHDFRFDRLNVENWWPGVTTIPWVSFLFYLVLLDFVDYLYHRASHAINWWWQLHALHHSQTVMTAWSDNRNHFLDDIMRAVVMAFFALLFGVSPGQFIALVALSQFIQSWQHANIKVHLGPVRYLLISPMYHRMHHAVGYGHEAIGKPGVLGGCNFGILFPWWDMALKTAIFPQAVYPTGVRNLSVSQNIITQQWQGLVHAFRELLPK, encoded by the coding sequence ATGGACTTCAGCTTAATCACCACTGCAACATCTAATGCCTATGGCAGTGCACAAGAGTGGATCTTCTCAAACGTCGTTGGACCCTTGCTATATCAATTGGATTTAATGTCATGGGCCGAAGATGCTTTTGATGGCATAGATTGGTTTTTGTTTGGTTGCATTCAGATTTTCTTAATCATCGTGGTGCTACGTACTTGGGAGCGCTTCAATCCAGCGGAGAAGCAGGAGCGCCTTGCGCCCGCTACCAAAGCAGATATTTTCTATACTTTGTTTCATCGCTTAGGTATTTTTCATGGTCTGATTTTTATTGTGCTATCGGGATTCTTTTTTGAGATTGATTCTGTGCTGCATGATTTTCGTTTTGATCGCCTCAATGTGGAAAATTGGTGGCCAGGCGTCACAACCATTCCATGGGTAAGCTTTTTGTTTTATCTCGTCTTACTCGACTTTGTAGACTATCTATACCATCGCGCATCGCACGCCATTAATTGGTGGTGGCAGTTACATGCCTTGCATCACAGTCAAACCGTTATGACTGCATGGTCAGATAATCGCAATCATTTTTTAGATGACATCATGCGTGCGGTAGTGATGGCATTTTTTGCACTTTTGTTTGGTGTTTCACCGGGGCAGTTCATTGCACTGGTTGCATTAAGTCAATTTATTCAAAGTTGGCAGCACGCCAATATCAAGGTGCATTTAGGACCAGTTCGTTATCTTTTGATTTCCCCGATGTATCACCGCATGCACCATGCAGTGGGTTACGGTCATGAAGCCATTGGGAAGCCTGGAGTATTGGGTGGATGTAACTTTGGAATCTTATTTCCATGGTGGGATATGGCTTTAAAGACAGCCATCTTCCCGCAGGCAGTCTATCCCACGGGCGTGCGAAACTTAAGTGTTTCTCAAAACATTATCACTCAGCAGTGGCAGGGCTTGGTGCATGCATTTAGGGAGTTATTGCCCAAGTAG
- the glnA gene encoding type I glutamate--ammonia ligase has translation MTKTVADVMKLVKEKECTFVDFRFVDTKGKEQHTTVPISAFDEDKFESGHAFDGSSIAGWKGIEASDMLLKPDPTAAYIDPFYEEPTLVLTCDVIEPADGKGYDRDPRSIAKRAEAYLKSTGLGDAAYFGPEPEFFIFDGVRWGADMQGCFVKIDSEEAPWSSGAEIEGGNTGHRPGKKGGYFPVAPVDTFQDMRSEMCLILESLGIPVEVHHHEVAGQGQNELGTKFSTLVQRADWTIWQKYVIQNVAHAYGKTATFMPKPVVGDNGSGMHVHQSVWKNGENLFAGNGYAGLSEFALFYIGGIIKHAKALNAITNPGTNSYKRLVPGFEAPVKLAYSARNRSASIRIPHVPSPKGRRIETRFPDPLANPYLAFSALLMAGLDGVQNKIHPGDAADKNLYDLPPEEDAKIPTVCASLEEALDALKKDHEFLTRGGVFTESMIDAYINLKMEDVTRFRMTTHPIEFDMYYSL, from the coding sequence ATGACGAAGACCGTCGCTGATGTGATGAAGTTAGTTAAAGAGAAAGAATGTACTTTCGTTGATTTCCGCTTTGTAGATACAAAGGGTAAAGAGCAGCACACGACAGTTCCTATTTCTGCTTTTGACGAAGATAAATTTGAGAGCGGTCATGCATTTGACGGTTCATCTATTGCTGGTTGGAAAGGTATTGAAGCATCAGACATGTTGCTCAAACCAGATCCAACAGCTGCTTACATTGATCCATTCTATGAAGAGCCAACTTTGGTTCTCACATGTGACGTTATCGAGCCAGCAGATGGCAAAGGTTACGACCGTGATCCACGCTCTATCGCTAAGCGCGCTGAAGCGTATTTGAAGAGCACAGGCTTGGGCGATGCTGCTTACTTTGGCCCAGAGCCAGAATTCTTTATTTTTGACGGCGTTCGTTGGGGTGCCGACATGCAAGGTTGCTTCGTGAAGATTGATTCTGAAGAAGCTCCATGGTCATCTGGTGCAGAGATCGAGGGCGGCAACACAGGTCACCGTCCAGGCAAGAAGGGCGGTTACTTCCCAGTTGCTCCAGTCGATACATTCCAAGATATGCGTTCTGAAATGTGCTTGATTCTCGAATCACTCGGCATTCCAGTTGAAGTTCATCACCATGAAGTTGCTGGTCAAGGCCAAAACGAATTGGGTACAAAGTTCAGCACATTGGTACAGCGCGCTGACTGGACTATCTGGCAGAAGTATGTAATTCAAAACGTCGCACATGCTTATGGCAAGACCGCAACCTTCATGCCTAAGCCAGTTGTTGGCGATAACGGTTCTGGTATGCACGTTCACCAATCTGTTTGGAAGAATGGCGAGAACTTGTTTGCTGGTAATGGTTATGCAGGTTTATCAGAGTTCGCTCTCTTCTACATCGGCGGCATCATTAAGCACGCTAAGGCATTGAACGCGATTACTAACCCAGGTACAAACTCATACAAGCGTTTAGTTCCAGGCTTTGAGGCTCCAGTGAAGTTGGCCTACTCTGCACGTAACCGTTCTGCTTCTATTCGTATTCCACACGTTCCAAGTCCCAAGGGTCGTCGTATCGAAACTCGTTTCCCAGATCCATTGGCTAACCCATACTTGGCATTCTCTGCCTTGTTGATGGCTGGTTTGGATGGCGTACAGAACAAGATTCATCCTGGCGATGCTGCTGACAAGAACTTGTATGACTTGCCACCAGAAGAGGATGCAAAGATCCCAACTGTTTGCGCAAGCTTGGAAGAAGCATTAGATGCATTGAAGAAAGATCACGAGTTCTTGACTCGCGGTGGAGTATTTACTGAGTCCATGATTGATGCATATATCAATTTGAAGATGGAAGATGTCACACGTTTCCGTATGACAACTCATCCAATCGAATTTGATATGTACTACTCCCTGTAA
- a CDS encoding EI24 domain-containing protein: MVVLQQVFKSFGLALVGAMHPRMLWLSLRPFLIVSVLWGCLIWLTWTPAIEALSIFLTTSMFTSWIQEGLIWAGFENARAWIAPLFFVMLIIPLITISLLVFIAFSTVPAIVNIVARQPAYQGLERKQGGGFFGSLVYTLWSALICLVLVMLTLPVWWVPPLVAVLPPLLWGWLTMRLMSYDVLAKHASTEERDLLIEKYRWPLLTMGIVSGMLGAVPTFFWATSALALVLFPVVSFVALWIYSLIFVFAALWFSHFLLDALQTLRQDELEKSLTVETRIVDPELPYHGQ, from the coding sequence ATGGTCGTATTACAGCAAGTATTTAAATCGTTTGGACTTGCCTTAGTCGGTGCGATGCATCCCCGCATGTTGTGGCTCAGCTTGCGACCATTTTTGATTGTCTCCGTTTTATGGGGTTGCTTAATTTGGTTGACCTGGACTCCAGCTATTGAGGCCTTGAGTATTTTTCTCACCACTTCGATGTTTACAAGTTGGATTCAAGAGGGCCTTATTTGGGCTGGCTTTGAAAATGCGCGAGCTTGGATTGCGCCACTCTTCTTTGTGATGCTCATCATTCCTTTGATCACGATTAGTCTTTTAGTGTTTATTGCCTTCTCAACTGTGCCCGCCATTGTGAATATCGTGGCTCGTCAACCTGCATATCAAGGTTTAGAGCGTAAGCAGGGCGGTGGCTTTTTTGGCAGCTTGGTCTACACCTTATGGTCTGCGTTGATTTGTTTGGTATTGGTGATGCTGACATTGCCGGTGTGGTGGGTTCCACCCTTGGTTGCAGTGTTACCGCCACTACTATGGGGTTGGTTAACAATGCGTCTCATGTCCTATGACGTCTTAGCAAAACACGCCAGCACCGAAGAGCGTGATCTGCTCATTGAGAAATATCGCTGGCCATTGCTGACCATGGGCATTGTGTCTGGCATGCTCGGCGCAGTCCCTACATTCTTCTGGGCAACTTCTGCCTTAGCATTGGTTTTGTTTCCTGTAGTGAGCTTTGTAGCACTTTGGATTTATTCTTTAATCTTTGTGTTCGCAGCGCTTTGGTTTAGTCATTTCTTATTAGATGCTTTGCAGACACTCAGGCAAGACGAGTTAGAAAAGTCCTTAACAGTTGAAACGCGCATAGTAGATCCGGAGCTTCCCTATCATGGCCAATGA
- the glnL gene encoding nitrogen regulation protein NR(II): MLRNSFKGAASAAPFFPTLLDQMPNAIVVFEAENQQLVYVNPAAESALDLSRKSLEGQSVFDLFGDNNALNSMISEVKQGHVLAQRQEMVLHSLPGSIHQDSIPAHVVIAALEDPALIMMEWFPIDQQLRSERDERVTQQVEANKQLMRNLAHEIKNPLGGIRGAAQLLEFELPEKGLREYTQVIIKESDRLQTLVDRLLAPHRKAHVIESFNVHEALERVRSLVLAEFPKGLRIIRNYDTSLPDIMGDREQLIQATLNIVHNAAQALSEEISRGVAQIELKTRVARSVTIAKHRYKLAMDLHVIDNGPGIPEEIIERIFFPLVSGREGGSGLGLTLAQTFVQQHQGFIACDSRPGRTDFHIQIPYRRQEKTS; this comes from the coding sequence TTGTTGCGCAATTCGTTCAAGGGAGCAGCTTCGGCTGCTCCTTTTTTTCCGACATTGCTCGATCAGATGCCCAATGCCATCGTGGTTTTTGAGGCGGAGAACCAACAATTGGTTTATGTGAACCCAGCTGCTGAGTCAGCCCTGGATCTTTCACGTAAATCACTTGAGGGTCAATCTGTGTTTGATTTATTTGGTGATAACAATGCATTAAACAGCATGATTAGCGAGGTCAAACAGGGTCATGTATTGGCGCAACGCCAAGAGATGGTCCTGCACTCCTTGCCGGGAAGCATTCATCAGGATTCAATTCCTGCACACGTAGTGATCGCTGCGCTTGAAGATCCCGCATTGATCATGATGGAATGGTTTCCAATTGATCAGCAACTGCGGAGTGAACGCGATGAGCGCGTGACGCAGCAAGTTGAGGCAAATAAGCAGTTAATGCGTAATTTAGCGCATGAGATTAAGAACCCATTGGGCGGTATTCGTGGGGCAGCTCAGCTATTGGAGTTTGAGTTACCCGAAAAAGGTTTACGTGAATACACGCAAGTCATTATCAAAGAGTCTGATCGATTGCAAACGCTAGTAGATCGTCTGCTTGCACCGCATCGTAAGGCCCATGTGATTGAGTCGTTTAATGTACATGAGGCATTAGAGCGTGTCCGCAGCTTAGTGTTAGCCGAGTTCCCTAAAGGCCTGCGTATCATTCGTAACTACGACACCAGCTTGCCCGATATCATGGGTGATCGTGAGCAACTCATTCAGGCAACCCTTAATATTGTGCACAACGCTGCACAAGCTCTTTCAGAAGAAATTAGCCGGGGTGTTGCTCAAATCGAATTAAAAACCCGCGTGGCAAGATCGGTCACGATTGCAAAGCATCGCTATAAGTTAGCCATGGATTTGCATGTGATTGATAACGGCCCCGGTATTCCAGAAGAGATTATTGAGCGCATCTTCTTTCCATTGGTTTCTGGGCGAGAAGGGGGTAGTGGCTTAGGTCTTACCTTGGCCCAAACCTTTGTTCAACAACACCAGGGCTTTATTGCTTGTGATAGCCGCCCTGGACGTACCGATTTCCATATTCAAATTCCATACCGTAGGCAGGAGAAAACATCATGA
- the ntrC gene encoding nitrogen regulation protein NR(I), whose product MKPIWIVDDDQSIRWVLEKALAREKIPHKSFSNPNDVLNALEKETPQVLISDIRMPRGNGLDLLQHVKASHPNLPVIIMTAYSDLDSAVSSFQGGAFEYLTKPFDVEKAVELIHRAVEQGIRSESGAKELVGLRQESTEIIGQAPAMQEIFRAIGRLAQSHSTVLITGESGAGKELVAHALHKHSPRAKGPFVSLSTSAVPKDLLESELFGHERGAFPGAQTLRRGRFEQADGGTLFLGEVGDLPFDLQTRLLRVLSDGHFYRIGGQDPIKANVRIIASTHQNLEQRVVAGFFREDLMHRLNVIRLRMPALRERSEDIPILARHFMLTCAKSLGVEPKKLSDEVLKEMSAMPFPGNVRQLENLCHWLTVMTPANIIGVGDLPADIVAEAGEQTVILQGESAPINPIAFKGNASDWESGLGRLAVKMLQDGDKEVYDALCARFEKAVLQAALEVTRGRRVEAAQRLGIGRNTITRKLQELGIDD is encoded by the coding sequence ATGAAACCAATTTGGATCGTCGACGATGACCAATCTATTCGTTGGGTTTTAGAGAAGGCCTTGGCGCGCGAAAAAATTCCGCACAAAAGCTTCTCTAATCCAAATGATGTACTCAATGCTTTAGAGAAAGAGACTCCGCAGGTATTGATCTCTGATATTCGGATGCCGCGCGGCAATGGCTTGGATTTATTGCAGCACGTTAAAGCCAGCCATCCCAATCTACCAGTCATCATTATGACTGCCTATTCTGATTTGGATTCTGCAGTTTCCTCATTTCAGGGTGGCGCATTTGAGTACCTTACTAAACCATTCGATGTAGAAAAAGCAGTCGAGTTGATTCATCGTGCGGTAGAGCAGGGCATTCGTAGCGAGTCGGGTGCAAAAGAGTTGGTAGGCCTCAGACAGGAGTCGACCGAGATCATTGGTCAAGCTCCAGCAATGCAAGAAATCTTTCGTGCCATTGGTCGTTTAGCGCAATCCCATTCCACGGTTCTCATCACTGGTGAGTCTGGTGCTGGTAAAGAGTTGGTGGCGCATGCTTTGCATAAGCACAGCCCTAGAGCAAAAGGCCCCTTTGTATCGCTGAGTACCTCTGCCGTGCCAAAGGATTTACTAGAGTCGGAGCTCTTTGGTCATGAGCGTGGCGCTTTCCCAGGTGCACAGACTCTGCGTCGTGGTCGCTTTGAACAAGCGGATGGCGGGACACTCTTCTTGGGTGAGGTTGGTGATCTACCATTTGATCTGCAAACCCGTTTGCTGCGTGTTTTAAGTGACGGGCATTTCTACCGTATTGGTGGACAAGATCCGATCAAAGCGAATGTGCGCATTATTGCTTCAACTCACCAGAATCTAGAGCAACGTGTTGTAGCTGGATTCTTCCGTGAAGATTTAATGCATCGCTTGAATGTGATTCGTTTGCGCATGCCTGCCTTGCGTGAGCGTAGCGAAGATATTCCGATCCTAGCAAGACACTTCATGCTCACTTGTGCAAAATCTTTGGGAGTGGAGCCCAAAAAACTCTCTGATGAAGTGCTTAAAGAGATGAGTGCTATGCCGTTCCCGGGTAACGTACGTCAACTTGAGAACTTGTGCCATTGGTTGACGGTGATGACGCCGGCAAACATCATTGGCGTTGGCGATCTTCCAGCTGATATTGTTGCTGAGGCAGGCGAGCAGACAGTCATTCTGCAAGGCGAATCAGCGCCCATCAATCCAATTGCTTTCAAAGGTAATGCTAGCGATTGGGAGAGTGGACTTGGTCGCCTAGCTGTCAAAATGCTGCAGGATGGTGACAAAGAGGTTTACGATGCACTATGCGCACGTTTTGAGAAAGCTGTATTGCAGGCTGCGCTAGAAGTAACGCGTGGTCGTCGTGTCGAGGCAGCGCAACGTCTTGGTATTGGTCGCAACACGATTACTAGAAAATTGCAGGAACTGGGGATAGATGACTGA
- a CDS encoding glutathione S-transferase encodes MPILYSYRRCPYAMRARMALKYAGIQVEHREIALRDKPKSMLLVSPKGTVPLLCLGDQVLDQSLDIMQWALTQSDPNGWSNADPSNAQDWIEKNDGIFKKILDQYKYPNRHPELNPEEVLNTAMDFMLKLMEQSLNATQYLLGNHITWVDIAIFPFIRQFSMVNPDQFTELPLPATKKWLANHLESELFKSVMEKHPTWLE; translated from the coding sequence ATGCCTATTTTGTATTCGTATCGGAGATGTCCTTATGCCATGAGAGCCCGCATGGCATTAAAGTACGCAGGCATCCAAGTAGAGCACCGAGAGATTGCTTTAAGAGACAAGCCCAAGTCTATGCTCTTGGTATCGCCCAAGGGGACTGTGCCCCTTCTCTGCTTGGGCGATCAAGTTCTAGACCAAAGCTTAGATATCATGCAATGGGCATTGACTCAGTCTGATCCAAATGGATGGAGTAATGCTGACCCTAGCAATGCGCAAGACTGGATTGAGAAAAACGATGGGATATTTAAGAAGATATTAGATCAATACAAATATCCCAATCGACATCCAGAGCTCAATCCAGAAGAGGTGCTCAATACCGCAATGGATTTCATGCTCAAACTTATGGAGCAATCACTGAATGCAACTCAATACCTATTAGGAAATCACATCACTTGGGTTGATATCGCCATTTTTCCATTCATCAGGCAATTCTCTATGGTCAATCCTGATCAATTTACAGAGTTGCCATTACCAGCAACCAAAAAATGGCTAGCCAATCATCTTGAATCTGAATTATTTAAGTCGGTAATGGAAAAACACCCCACTTGGTTAGAGTAA
- the xth gene encoding exodeoxyribonuclease III codes for MTDSIRIAAWNVNSLKVRLPHVLRWLQDQEKKKEPIDALCLQELKLTDDKYPHSELEAAGYLSLAAGQKTYNGVAIIVRKVALASIASDAATTFLKPIRNIPNYEDEQQRILAATVPFAGMQPIRLVSAYFPNGQSPDSDKFAYKLNWLKSLQRWLAEELVQSQRLALLGDFNIAPEDQDVHDPKAWEGQNLVSPPERNAFQEILQLGMTDSFRMFEQSPKTFSWWDYRMMGFRRNSGMRIDHILLSEALKEKCSASIIDKEPRTWEQPSDHAPVIATIKKS; via the coding sequence ATGACTGATTCAATTCGAATTGCGGCGTGGAATGTGAATTCCTTAAAAGTTCGCCTTCCACACGTACTTCGTTGGTTACAGGATCAGGAAAAAAAGAAAGAGCCAATTGATGCCTTATGTTTACAAGAACTCAAGCTCACGGATGATAAGTATCCCCATTCAGAACTAGAGGCCGCTGGCTATCTCAGCCTAGCAGCAGGGCAAAAGACCTATAACGGTGTTGCCATCATCGTTCGTAAAGTCGCTTTAGCATCCATTGCATCAGATGCTGCCACCACTTTTCTGAAACCAATTAGAAACATTCCTAATTACGAAGATGAGCAGCAACGCATCTTGGCTGCGACTGTTCCATTTGCTGGCATGCAGCCCATTCGATTGGTCTCTGCGTATTTCCCCAATGGGCAGTCTCCTGATAGTGATAAGTTTGCCTATAAGCTTAATTGGCTTAAATCACTTCAGCGCTGGTTAGCAGAGGAGCTAGTACAAAGCCAACGTCTTGCGCTCCTTGGTGACTTTAATATCGCACCAGAAGATCAAGACGTGCATGACCCAAAGGCTTGGGAGGGTCAAAATCTTGTGTCACCACCAGAGCGCAATGCCTTTCAAGAAATATTACAACTTGGAATGACTGACTCTTTCAGAATGTTTGAACAATCACCAAAGACTTTTAGTTGGTGGGACTATCGCATGATGGGCTTTAGAAGAAATTCTGGCATGCGTATCGACCATATCCTCTTGAGTGAAGCGCTCAAAGAAAAATGTAGTGCCAGCATCATTGACAAAGAGCCGAGAACTTGGGAGCAGCCCTCTGATCATGCCCCAGTGATCGCTACTATCAAAAAATCTTAG
- a CDS encoding M3 family metallopeptidase yields MNTSLSPALNNLPPALQNNPLLTFGRGLAAYSAVKPEHITPAIQFLLKHAQEAVDVATDAKTPPSWDALAEPLEDATEALGRSWGVISHLNSVADTPELRAAYGAMLPEVTVFFSSLGQNLALYKKFKELSKSPEFARLNRAQKKVIENSLRDFRLGGAELSDADKPRFSAIQDEQAVLGKAFSDHVLDATDSFVHLVGNEADLIGLPEDVKAAAADTAQQKGLQGWAFTLHFPSYYPVMQYCENRALRRLMYEAYVTRSSELGPQFANGKLDWDNSQNMLDQLRLRDEEARMLGFANFAALSLAPKMANTVDEVDLFLTNFANKAKLFAQRDWDELCQFAKTELGLTDGVQPWDTAFAAERLKQERYSFSENELKQYFPLPKVLDGLFGVIQTLFGVKIESADLPTWHADVQSFAVKDQAGKIRAYFYLDPYARPGKRGGAWMDDARGRRELPNGEIQIPVAYLVCNFAPPVKVDGVLRQPTITHDDVITLFHESGHGLHHLLTQVSALGVSGINGVEWDAVELPSQFMENFCWEWEVLEKMTAHVDTGKPLPRELFDKILAAKNFQNGLMTLRQIVMSLTDWRLHSHFDPKNAQGQAVLDLSRKMAAEFNVIPQPEISRWINTFSHIFAGGYAAGYYSYKWAEVLSADAYSAFEEAAKLTGSVLDPKTGSRYREEILEVGGSRPAAESFKAFRGREPSIDALLRHGGLA; encoded by the coding sequence ATGAATACATCTCTCTCACCCGCTTTAAATAACTTACCCCCTGCATTACAAAACAATCCTCTGTTGACCTTTGGTCGAGGATTGGCTGCTTACTCAGCAGTTAAGCCTGAGCACATCACTCCCGCTATTCAGTTTTTACTTAAGCATGCGCAAGAAGCGGTGGATGTTGCGACTGACGCTAAGACGCCACCAAGCTGGGATGCTCTGGCCGAACCTTTAGAGGATGCAACAGAAGCTTTAGGCAGATCTTGGGGTGTCATCTCCCATCTCAATAGTGTTGCCGATACCCCTGAGTTGCGGGCTGCTTATGGCGCAATGCTTCCGGAAGTCACTGTATTCTTTTCTAGTCTTGGACAAAACCTAGCTCTGTACAAAAAGTTCAAAGAGCTCAGTAAGAGTCCTGAGTTTGCCAGACTCAATCGTGCACAGAAAAAGGTGATTGAGAACTCTTTAAGAGACTTCCGTCTTGGTGGCGCTGAATTAAGCGATGCTGACAAACCCCGCTTTTCAGCAATTCAGGATGAACAAGCCGTTTTAGGAAAAGCATTCTCTGATCATGTGCTCGATGCAACCGATAGCTTTGTTCATCTCGTTGGCAATGAAGCTGATCTGATTGGGTTACCAGAGGATGTCAAAGCCGCTGCTGCCGATACCGCGCAGCAAAAAGGCTTGCAAGGTTGGGCTTTTACTTTGCATTTCCCCTCTTACTACCCAGTGATGCAGTACTGTGAGAATCGAGCGCTACGTCGCCTCATGTATGAGGCCTATGTAACCCGCTCGTCTGAGCTTGGACCTCAATTTGCCAATGGTAAGCTTGATTGGGATAACAGCCAGAACATGCTTGATCAATTACGCCTGCGTGATGAAGAAGCGCGCATGCTTGGCTTTGCAAATTTTGCTGCGCTGAGCCTAGCTCCAAAGATGGCTAATACCGTTGACGAAGTCGATCTCTTCTTAACGAACTTTGCCAACAAGGCAAAACTTTTTGCCCAAAGAGATTGGGATGAATTGTGTCAATTTGCTAAAACAGAGCTTGGACTAACCGATGGCGTTCAGCCTTGGGATACGGCTTTTGCTGCTGAACGCTTGAAACAGGAGCGCTATTCTTTTTCAGAGAATGAACTGAAGCAATACTTCCCGCTACCCAAAGTATTGGATGGATTGTTTGGCGTGATCCAAACCCTGTTTGGCGTCAAGATTGAGTCTGCAGACTTGCCAACCTGGCACGCTGATGTGCAGTCTTTTGCTGTTAAAGATCAAGCTGGAAAAATCCGAGCGTATTTTTACTTAGACCCCTATGCCCGTCCAGGCAAGCGTGGTGGAGCATGGATGGATGATGCCCGTGGTCGTAGAGAGCTGCCTAATGGTGAGATTCAGATCCCGGTTGCATATCTCGTATGTAATTTTGCTCCACCAGTCAAAGTCGATGGGGTCTTACGTCAACCAACAATTACCCACGATGATGTGATTACCCTCTTCCATGAGAGTGGTCATGGTTTGCATCACCTGTTAACACAAGTGAGTGCCCTGGGTGTTTCAGGCATTAACGGTGTGGAATGGGATGCAGTCGAGTTACCAAGCCAATTTATGGAAAACTTCTGCTGGGAATGGGAGGTACTGGAAAAGATGACTGCCCATGTTGATACTGGCAAGCCATTACCCCGTGAATTATTCGACAAAATTTTGGCAGCCAAAAATTTTCAGAACGGTCTTATGACTTTGCGTCAGATTGTAATGTCACTCACCGACTGGAGATTACACTCGCACTTTGATCCAAAGAATGCACAAGGTCAGGCAGTGCTCGATCTCTCCAGAAAAATGGCCGCTGAGTTTAATGTCATTCCACAGCCAGAGATCTCACGTTGGATTAATACCTTTAGCCATATTTTTGCAGGTGGTTATGCGGCTGGCTACTACAGCTATAAATGGGCTGAAGTTTTGTCTGCAGATGCCTACTCCGCTTTCGAGGAGGCTGCTAAATTAACTGGTTCAGTACTTGACCCTAAGACGGGGTCTCGCTATCGAGAAGAGATTCTGGAAGTGGGTGGCAGTCGCCCTGCTGCCGAGTCCTTTAAAGCTTTTCGCGGTAGAGAGCCGAGCATTGATGCGCTATTAAGGCATGGTGGCTTGGCATAA